One genomic segment of Thermodesulfobacterium sp. TA1 includes these proteins:
- the secY gene encoding preprotein translocase subunit SecY gives MNGRENLLSLANIPELKRRLFYLFLGLAFYRFSIHIPTPGINGEAFLSLFQQASGTIFGFMDIFSGGALRRFSICALGVMPYISASIILQLMTVVYPTIKELYKEGPEGKRKIAYYTRYLTVLICLIQGFGIAIGLERMTAPNGEPIVSDPGWTFRIVTTISLTAGTMFLVWLGEQMTEHGIGNGISMIIFSGIVAGIFPAISRTIKFVQTGEFSIFYLFLILLLLIGILAFTCFMEISQRRIPIHYARRQVGRQVVGGQTSYLPLKINTAGVIPPIFASAILMFPATLASFIPVAAFKTVSDFLRPGALIYEAIFAGLIIFFCYFYTAVVFNPKEVADNLKKWGGFIPGIRPGKATEEFLDRVLSRITFIGALYVAFICVIPSFFITKLNLPFYFGGTSLLIVVGVALDIMGQIEAHLISRQYESFIKQSKLKIK, from the coding sequence GTGAACGGAAGAGAAAATCTTTTAAGTTTGGCTAATATTCCAGAATTAAAAAGGCGCCTTTTTTATCTTTTTTTAGGGCTTGCCTTTTACAGATTTTCTATCCATATACCTACTCCTGGGATTAATGGAGAGGCTTTTCTAAGTCTCTTTCAACAAGCAAGTGGGACGATTTTTGGGTTTATGGATATTTTTTCTGGTGGAGCTTTACGAAGGTTTTCTATCTGTGCCCTTGGGGTTATGCCTTATATTAGTGCTTCTATCATCTTGCAGCTTATGACAGTTGTTTATCCTACTATAAAGGAGCTTTATAAAGAAGGGCCTGAAGGTAAGAGAAAAATAGCCTACTATACTCGTTATTTGACAGTGCTTATCTGTTTAATACAGGGGTTTGGGATAGCCATCGGTCTTGAAAGGATGACAGCTCCTAATGGAGAGCCTATAGTTTCTGATCCAGGTTGGACTTTTAGGATAGTGACTACTATTAGTTTGACTGCAGGAACGATGTTTTTAGTTTGGTTAGGCGAACAGATGACTGAGCATGGAATCGGAAACGGGATTTCTATGATCATTTTTTCTGGTATTGTAGCCGGTATTTTTCCTGCCATTTCGAGGACGATAAAATTTGTTCAGACAGGTGAGTTTTCTATTTTTTATTTATTTTTAATTTTATTGTTATTGATAGGTATTTTAGCTTTTACTTGTTTTATGGAGATTTCTCAAAGAAGGATTCCGATCCATTATGCAAGAAGGCAGGTAGGTAGACAGGTAGTAGGTGGGCAGACGAGTTATTTACCTTTAAAAATAAACACTGCAGGAGTTATACCTCCTATTTTTGCCTCAGCTATTTTGATGTTTCCTGCTACGTTGGCAAGCTTTATTCCTGTGGCAGCTTTCAAAACAGTGAGCGATTTTTTGAGACCTGGAGCTTTAATTTATGAAGCTATTTTTGCTGGTTTAATCATTTTTTTCTGCTATTTTTATACTGCTGTGGTTTTTAACCCCAAGGAGGTAGCTGATAACCTTAAAAAATGGGGAGGTTTTATTCCGGGGATAAGACCAGGAAAGGCTACAGAGGAATTTTTAGACCGGGTGCTTTCAAGAATTACCTTTATAGGAGCTCTTTATGTAGCCTTTATTTGTGTTATTCCAAGTTTTTTTATCACTAAACTTAATTTACCTTTTTATTTTGGAGGCACTTCTTTACTTATCGTAGTTGGTGTAGCTTTAGATATCATGGGACAGATAGAGGCTCATCTTATCTCAAGACAGTATGAAAGTTTTATCAAACAAAGCAAACTAAAAATTAAATAG
- the rplO gene encoding 50S ribosomal protein L15, with protein MTLDELKPFAGSKHKDKRVGRGHGSGHGKTSCKGHKGQKARRGLDIAPWFEGGQTTIIRRVPKRGFTNIFKKEYELVNIKDLAERFESNDLVDLESLQLKGLVKGKNKLVKLLGDGEIDKPLVVKVHAVSKAAKEKIEKAGGKVEIVKV; from the coding sequence ATAACTTTAGACGAGTTAAAACCTTTTGCTGGTTCAAAGCATAAAGATAAAAGAGTTGGTAGAGGTCATGGTTCTGGTCATGGAAAAACCTCTTGTAAAGGGCATAAGGGACAAAAAGCCCGTAGAGGCTTAGATATCGCTCCTTGGTTTGAGGGTGGTCAGACCACCATCATCAGGAGGGTACCTAAGAGAGGTTTTACCAATATCTTTAAAAAAGAATACGAATTGGTGAACATTAAGGATTTGGCAGAAAGATTTGAGTCTAACGATTTAGTAGACTTAGAAAGCTTACAGTTAAAAGGCTTGGTTAAGGGAAAAAACAAGTTGGTTAAACTTTTGGGGGATGGGGAAATAGATAAGCCTTTAGTGGTTAAAGTGCATGCGGTCTCTAAAGCTGCTAAAGAAAAGATTGAAAAAGCAGGCGGTAAGGTAGAGATAGTTAAGGTTTAA
- the rpmD gene encoding 50S ribosomal protein L30, producing MKKLKITLVRSKYGRTPNQRENLKGLGLKKIGQIVIREDNPMIRGMINKVSHLVKVEEVNE from the coding sequence ATGAAAAAGCTTAAGATTACATTAGTTAGAAGTAAGTACGGAAGAACGCCTAATCAAAGAGAAAATTTAAAAGGGTTGGGTTTAAAAAAGATCGGTCAGATAGTAATAAGAGAAGACAACCCTATGATAAGGGGTATGATAAATAAGGTAAGTCATTTAGTAAAGGTGGAGGAAGTCAATGAGTAA